Proteins co-encoded in one Labilithrix sp. genomic window:
- a CDS encoding polyhydroxyalkanoic acid system family protein — translation MATIDINKSHSLPLDDAKKKAEELANGMAQKFGIEWKWDGNTIKFDAKSGAAKGTKGEVAVTEKDVRVAIDLPFMLKMMKGTIEEKVNEKLAAIL, via the coding sequence ATGGCCACGATCGACATCAACAAGTCCCACTCCCTCCCCCTCGACGACGCCAAGAAGAAGGCGGAAGAGCTCGCCAACGGCATGGCGCAGAAGTTCGGCATCGAGTGGAAGTGGGACGGGAACACGATCAAGTTCGACGCGAAGAGCGGCGCCGCCAAGGGCACGAAGGGCGAGGTCGCGGTGACCGAGAAGGACGTCCGCGTCGCGATCGACCTCCCGTTCATGCTCAAGATGATGAAGGGCACGATCGAAGAGAAGGTCAACGAGAAGCTCGCTGCCATTCTCTGA
- a CDS encoding peptidylprolyl isomerase: protein MAPLDHGHSRPADGPQKWASVLAALAAIGVAGMLTYESMDAKPAAAVLDAGAAPTSSAEPDAGTGPTIVTSTTELDAGLALALPLLGDGGLTLPVGAPRAVKMGVVLVTFAGAEGAPNNARPKAQAKELADGLLPMAQADFHGAVGKGDSGSADDIGRIPRGVLDPAVEAVVFSLAANGVSDVIETPKGYWIVKRLD from the coding sequence GTGGCGCCGCTCGATCACGGACATAGCCGCCCCGCCGACGGGCCGCAGAAGTGGGCGTCCGTGCTCGCGGCGCTCGCCGCGATCGGCGTCGCCGGCATGCTCACGTACGAGTCGATGGACGCGAAGCCCGCGGCCGCGGTCCTCGACGCCGGCGCCGCGCCGACGAGCTCGGCCGAGCCCGACGCCGGGACCGGCCCCACCATCGTCACGTCCACGACCGAGCTCGACGCCGGCCTCGCGCTCGCGCTGCCGCTCCTCGGCGACGGCGGGCTCACCCTGCCGGTCGGCGCGCCGCGCGCGGTGAAGATGGGCGTCGTGCTCGTCACGTTCGCCGGCGCGGAGGGCGCGCCCAACAACGCGCGGCCGAAGGCGCAGGCGAAGGAGCTCGCCGACGGCCTGCTCCCGATGGCGCAGGCCGACTTCCACGGCGCGGTCGGCAAGGGCGACTCCGGCTCCGCCGACGACATCGGTCGCATCCCGCGCGGCGTCCTCGACCCGGCGGTGGAGGCGGTCGTGTTCAGCCTCGCCGCGAACGGGGTCTCCGACGTGATCGAGACGCCGAAGGGCTACTGGATCGTGAAACGGCTCGACTAA
- the atpC gene encoding ATP synthase F1 subunit epsilon: MAEKIELEIVTPKGKALSESVDEVTAPSVQGEFGVLPGHLPMVAAIRAGLVSYRVGNETKKVAVGAGFAEAGPNKCLILADEFAAREGMDPVPVRKELAEIQPKLEKILSATEMTPKLEAEKKALVDQENWLAAQLELYGDPPAATMRPFEEWGPPPSPITEEQEGTPGDEKAH; the protein is encoded by the coding sequence ATGGCCGAGAAGATCGAGCTCGAGATCGTCACGCCGAAGGGCAAGGCCCTCAGCGAGAGCGTGGACGAGGTCACCGCGCCGAGCGTCCAGGGCGAGTTCGGCGTCCTGCCGGGCCACCTCCCGATGGTCGCCGCGATCCGCGCCGGCCTCGTCTCGTACCGCGTCGGCAACGAGACCAAGAAGGTCGCCGTCGGCGCCGGCTTCGCGGAGGCGGGGCCGAACAAGTGCCTCATCCTCGCGGACGAGTTCGCCGCGCGCGAAGGCATGGATCCGGTCCCGGTCCGCAAGGAGCTCGCCGAGATCCAGCCGAAGCTCGAGAAGATCCTCAGCGCGACGGAGATGACGCCGAAGCTCGAGGCCGAGAAGAAGGCGCTCGTCGACCAGGAGAACTGGCTCGCCGCGCAGCTCGAGCTCTACGGCGATCCGCCCGCCGCGACGATGCGCCCGTTCGAAGAGTGGGGCCCGCCTCCGTCTCCGATCACGGAGGAGCAGGAGGGGACCCCCGGCGACGAGAAGGCGCACTGA
- the atpD gene encoding F0F1 ATP synthase subunit beta produces the protein MNSPSVGAAGKGKVVQVIGPVVDVEFADGKLPKILNALKVSNPGISKDADNLTLEVAQHLGENTVRAIAMDTSDGLVRGMEVRDTGNPIAMPVGPECLGRILNVVGEPVDEAGPVQAKRSSPIHKPPPLFQDQSTKIEVFETGIKVIDLLAPYRKGGKIGLFGGAGVGKTVLIQELINNVAKAHGGVSCFAGVGERTREGNDLFLEMKSALLESGEPVISKTSLVFGQMNEPPGARARVALSALTVAEYFRDEEGQDVLLFIDNIFRFTQAGSEVSALLGRIPSAVGYQPTLSTEMGALQERITSTNKGSITSIQAVYVPADDLTDPAPATTFAHLDGTTVLSRDLAALGIYPAVDPLDSTSTLLDPNVLGQEHYDVARKVQSTLQKYKDLQDIIAILGMDELSEEDKLTVSRARKIQRFLSQPFFVAAQFTGSPGKYVPLKETIAGFKEILAGKFDDDAEYPEQAFYLVGNIEEMKAKAQDLLKKSKK, from the coding sequence ATGAATTCGCCCTCCGTTGGCGCCGCCGGCAAAGGCAAGGTCGTTCAGGTCATCGGTCCCGTCGTCGACGTCGAGTTCGCGGACGGCAAGCTCCCGAAGATCTTGAACGCGCTCAAGGTTTCGAACCCCGGCATCTCGAAGGACGCGGACAACCTCACCCTCGAGGTCGCGCAGCACCTCGGCGAGAACACCGTCCGCGCGATCGCGATGGACACCTCCGACGGCCTCGTCCGCGGCATGGAAGTCCGCGACACCGGCAACCCGATCGCGATGCCGGTCGGCCCCGAGTGCCTCGGCCGCATCCTCAACGTCGTCGGCGAGCCCGTCGACGAGGCCGGGCCCGTCCAGGCGAAGCGCTCGTCTCCGATCCACAAGCCCCCGCCGCTCTTCCAGGACCAGTCGACCAAGATCGAGGTCTTCGAGACCGGAATCAAGGTTATCGACCTTCTCGCGCCTTACAGGAAAGGCGGCAAAATCGGCCTCTTCGGGGGAGCCGGCGTCGGCAAGACCGTCCTCATCCAGGAGCTGATCAACAACGTCGCGAAGGCGCACGGCGGCGTCTCCTGCTTCGCCGGCGTCGGCGAGCGCACGCGCGAGGGCAACGACCTCTTCCTCGAGATGAAGTCGGCGCTCCTCGAGTCGGGCGAGCCCGTCATCTCGAAGACCTCGCTCGTCTTCGGGCAAATGAACGAGCCCCCCGGCGCGCGCGCCCGCGTCGCGCTCTCCGCCCTCACCGTCGCCGAGTACTTCCGCGACGAAGAGGGCCAGGACGTCCTCCTCTTCATCGACAACATCTTCCGGTTCACGCAGGCCGGCTCGGAGGTGTCCGCCCTCCTCGGCCGTATCCCCTCCGCCGTCGGCTACCAGCCCACGCTCTCGACCGAGATGGGCGCGCTCCAGGAGCGCATCACCTCGACGAACAAGGGCTCCATCACGAGCATCCAGGCGGTGTACGTCCCCGCCGACGACCTCACCGACCCCGCGCCCGCGACGACGTTCGCGCACCTCGACGGCACGACCGTCCTCTCGCGCGATCTCGCCGCGCTCGGCATCTACCCCGCCGTCGACCCGCTCGACTCGACGTCGACCCTCCTCGACCCGAACGTCCTCGGGCAGGAGCACTACGACGTCGCGCGCAAGGTCCAGTCGACGCTCCAGAAGTACAAGGACCTCCAGGACATCATCGCGATCCTCGGCATGGACGAGCTGTCGGAGGAGGACAAGCTCACCGTCTCGCGCGCGCGCAAGATCCAGCGCTTCCTCTCGCAGCCGTTCTTCGTCGCCGCCCAGTTCACGGGCTCGCCCGGCAAGTACGTCCCGCTCAAGGAGACGATCGCGGGCTTCAAGGAGATCCTCGCCGGCAAGTTCGACGACGACGCCGAGTACCCGGAGCAGGCCTTCTACCTGGTCGGCAACATCGAGGAGATGAAGGCGAAGGCCCAGGACCTCCTCAAGAAGTCGAAGAAGTAA
- a CDS encoding TlpA family protein disulfide reductase, translating to MRWRPGVLSLVLLACAPSPSSPPRAAELDVPKMPDAGAPPPVALRATADRAVGTCGGATAGEAAPPLVASSIDDRGVAIEPGKVTVLHFWATWCAPCVAAMRNLQVFHTRLGAEGLNVVAVSVDDDEPPIPAFVRELGLTYRVAWDGKHEAAECWKVPIMPTTFVVDRAGIVRFVHAGYRHPEDSIALANEVASLL from the coding sequence ATGCGTTGGCGACCCGGCGTGCTCTCGCTCGTGCTCCTGGCGTGCGCGCCGTCTCCGTCGTCGCCGCCGCGCGCGGCGGAGCTCGACGTCCCGAAGATGCCGGACGCGGGCGCGCCGCCGCCGGTCGCGCTGCGAGCGACGGCCGACCGCGCCGTCGGCACGTGCGGCGGCGCGACGGCGGGTGAGGCCGCGCCGCCGCTCGTGGCTTCGTCGATCGACGATCGCGGCGTCGCGATCGAGCCCGGCAAGGTGACGGTGCTCCACTTCTGGGCGACGTGGTGCGCGCCGTGCGTGGCCGCGATGCGCAACCTGCAGGTCTTCCACACGCGCTTGGGGGCGGAGGGCCTGAACGTCGTCGCGGTCTCCGTCGACGACGACGAGCCGCCCATCCCGGCGTTCGTGCGCGAGCTCGGCCTCACGTACCGCGTCGCGTGGGACGGCAAGCACGAGGCGGCCGAGTGCTGGAAGGTCCCCATCATGCCGACCACCTTCGTCGTCGACCGCGCGGGGATCGTCCGCTTCGTGCACGCCGGGTATCGTCATCCGGAGGACTCCATCGCGCTCGCGAACGAGGTCGCGTCCCTCCTCTGA
- a CDS encoding AgmX/PglI C-terminal domain-containing protein, translating into MTEHPSAITIEGLAIGAIDDEEVVAHCAACDACAAALAREARLELALGELHAFRRASPRRSPLVLFVAPIVLAAAAAILFAIRSAPAAGPELAEMRAEPAVASAASAGNEAPPGAEDVIAKLRPQFRRCHQDGLARGEPTDGKVVLRAEIAPDGRVREALVLSNSGLSDEVAACLARALGAASFPATGDDRALVVPVAFVAKR; encoded by the coding sequence ATGACTGAGCATCCGTCCGCGATCACGATCGAAGGGCTCGCGATCGGCGCGATCGACGACGAGGAGGTCGTCGCGCACTGCGCCGCGTGCGACGCGTGCGCGGCGGCGCTCGCGCGCGAGGCCCGCCTCGAGCTCGCGCTCGGCGAGCTCCACGCGTTCCGGCGCGCGTCCCCTCGCCGCTCGCCGCTCGTGCTCTTCGTCGCGCCGATCGTCCTCGCCGCGGCGGCGGCGATCCTGTTCGCGATCCGGAGCGCGCCCGCGGCCGGGCCCGAGCTCGCGGAGATGCGCGCGGAGCCTGCGGTCGCGAGCGCGGCGAGCGCCGGCAACGAGGCGCCCCCCGGCGCGGAGGACGTCATCGCGAAGCTCCGCCCGCAGTTCCGTCGCTGCCACCAGGACGGCCTCGCGAGAGGTGAGCCGACCGACGGCAAGGTGGTGCTCCGCGCCGAGATCGCCCCCGACGGCAGGGTTCGCGAGGCCCTCGTCCTCTCGAACAGCGGCCTGTCGGACGAGGTCGCCGCCTGCCTCGCGCGCGCCCTCGGCGCCGCGAGCTTCCCCGCGACCGGCGACGACCGCGCGCTGGTCGTCCCCGTGGCCTTCGTCGCGAAGCGATGA